A window of Mycoplasmopsis equigenitalium genomic DNA:
AAATTCCTGATTGATATATTGAAAGTATGAAAAAAATTGAATACATGTTCCCAAAAGCACACGCTGCCGCATATGTGCTTATGGGTTGAAGAGTAGCTTGATTCAAATTATATAAACCACTCGAACATTACGCAACCTACTTTACAGTCAGAGCGGAAGAGTTTGATATAAAAACTTTATGTAAAGGCAAAGATGCGATTGCTAAAAAATACGAACGATTACTTGAAAAACGTAATTTAAAAAATGAATTAACTACTAAAGAAAAAGAAACACTAACAACTTTAGAGGTTGCTTACGAAATGACATTAAGAGGTTTTAGTTTTGACAAAATTTGTATCGAAAAATCAGCCGCAACTGAATGATTAATTGACTATAAAAACAAAAAACTAATTCCTCCATTTACAGCAATCGAAGGACTTGGTGAAGCAGTTGCTGAGTCAATTGTTAACGCTCGTAAAAAAGCACCTTTCACTTCAAAAGAAGATTTACAAAAACGAACAGCAATTAATAAAACTCTTTTTGCCGAAATGGATGCACTTGGTGCACTTAATAATTTGAGCAACTCAGAACAATTTACTTTGTTTGATGATTAAAATAAATAAAAAACCGCACTTTAGCGGTTTTTTATTCAAAATTAAGCCTTATTGTTTGAACCGAATTCTTCAATTTTTTCACGAACTGTATCGCACATTGCTTTGTAACCTGGTGCGTAAAGTTTTCTTGGATCAAAGTTTTTACCTTCTAAATCTTTACCAGATTCAATAAATGCACGAATTGCTTTGTGGTTTGCTTGTTGTAATTCGGTATTAACGTTAATTTTAGCAACACCTAATGAAATTGCTTTTTGAATTTGGTCTTTAGGAATACCTGAACCACCATGAAGTACAACACCCATACCAATTGTTTTCGAAATGTTTTTAAGAACATCAAAGTTTAATGATTTTCAACCTTTAGGGTATGGACCATGAATATTACCAATACCAGCAGCTAAAACATCAATTCCTAAATCAGCCATTTTTTTAGCTTCGGCTGGGTCAGCAAACTCACCAGCACCAATAATTCCGTCTTCTTCACCACCTAAAGTTCCAACTTCTGCTTCAAAACTTAAATCATGTTTCTTAGCAAGTTTTAATAATTCTTTAGTGTTTTCATAGTTTTTAGCAAATGGTTCGTGTGATCCATCATACATAATTGAAGTGTAACCAGCTTCGATAGCTTTTTTAGCGCCTTCAAATGTACCATGGTCTAAGTGCAAAGCAACTGGAACGGTAATTTTTAAATCTTTATCCATTGCTTTAACTAAATCAGCAGCAACGTTAAAACCACCCATATATTTAATTGCACCTTCGCTTGTTGCAATAATAATTGGTGACTTCATTTCTTCAGCAGTTAAAAGAATAGCTTTTGTTCACTCTAAATTATTTGTATTAATATGTGGAACGGCGTAGCCGTTTTTGTATGCATCTTTCAGCATTTTTTTTGCATTAACAATCATATTTTTCTCCTATTTTCTTGTTTCGTTTTCACGGTAAGCAACATCTCATCTGTTATCACCGAGATAAGTAAATTTAGCATCTACAGTTAAAAGTTTATACAATTCACCCATTTTCTTGGTTAAAGTTTCCTCA
This region includes:
- the fba gene encoding class II fructose-1,6-bisphosphate aldolase, producing MIVNAKKMLKDAYKNGYAVPHINTNNLEWTKAILLTAEEMKSPIIIATSEGAIKYMGGFNVAADLVKAMDKDLKITVPVALHLDHGTFEGAKKAIEAGYTSIMYDGSHEPFAKNYENTKELLKLAKKHDLSFEAEVGTLGGEEDGIIGAGEFADPAEAKKMADLGIDVLAAGIGNIHGPYPKGWKSLNFDVLKNISKTIGMGVVLHGGSGIPKDQIQKAISLGVAKINVNTELQQANHKAIRAFIESGKDLEGKNFDPRKLYAPGYKAMCDTVREKIEEFGSNNKA